TCCGACGCACTCAAGCCGGACGGTCAAATCACCCTCGCCGTCCGAAATATCGTGCAACAAATCGGCCGTCGTTATCAGCGGCTTGAGCATCGGCGTAAGAACCAATACGAAACTCAGAATCAGAATACAGCCTAAAACCGAAAACGTCAAAATCAGCATTCCGGTTACACGATCCGCCAACGCGTACGAGTCTTTCAAGGGCGTCATCGATACGACGAACCAGGTTGAATCGCTGTCTCTCAGCGAAAGCGGCAGGACAATGCCGACGACTTCCTTATCGAGATCAATCGAATGAGTTACGAATAAAAACGAACCGTTTTCAACGGTGCCGGTTCGGAGCGAATCGAACACCGATCGGTTCTTTTCAAAAAGGGGGTCTTTTTGCCCGATAGACGATTCATTCGGAGAAACGAGCACGTTACCTTCGCCGGAAATCAACTTTGAGTAGTTATTTTTGACTGAAGTATCCGTATCCAAAGACACCCAATCGCTCAAATGAATATCGAATCCGACGAATCCCATCCGAATACCGGAAGCATCGGTTACCGGAACCGCAATGGTAAAAATCAGCGTATGTTTGCCGAGCGCCAAATCGTCTTCGTCAAAAGCGGGCTCGCTTATGTCCAGCGCGTTTTTTTGCGCCAAAGAAGTATACCAGTCGGTATCCGCATAATCTTCAATCGAAGTGAAAGAGGATTCACCGGCGTCGTCGGTGAACCAGCAGGCAGAAAACCGGCCCTGCGCTCCGTACAATTCCGATCCGGCGAATTCGGCGTCCCGTCCGTCCAGCGCGTTCGGCTCCCAAATGGTCCAGGCACTGTAACAATTTTCCATACTTTCAAACGAATCTTTCAATAAGCCGGACAATATATTCCGGCGATATTCGGCCGGAATTTGTTTGAACGAACCGAATTGTGCTGCAAGATTTTCCGCTATTCCGATTTTCAACTGCATATCGGATTCAATGCGGGAACCGATAGTCTTGGCGAACAGAGTCAATTTCGTATCAGTTTCATCTTCCACCGCACGTTTTACAAAATGTGAAACGAAAAAGCAAGCGGCCACACTGAAAACGCACAAAACGGAACATAAAACGAGTAGTAATTTTTTCTTCATATCTACCATCCTACTGTACAAAAGTTGTATACCACACGGTGTACGAAATCGTATAGTAAATGATAACGAAAATTTTTTCAATATGTAAAATAATTTACTTTTTATGAATTCAAGTGTCCGGAGAAAGGAAACGACCGTTTTTGCGGAAGGAACGCAGCTCTGCCGGGAACCCGTCGGGAACCCGATCTGTCGGGCAAAAGAGATTGCCCGACGGGGTCCTTCCGCAGCCGGAGCTGCTATTTCAGCTTTTCGATAACGAGATCTCCCATT
This sequence is a window from Treponema brennaborense DSM 12168. Protein-coding genes within it:
- a CDS encoding methyl-accepting chemotaxis protein translates to MKKKLLLVLCSVLCVFSVAACFFVSHFVKRAVEDETDTKLTLFAKTIGSRIESDMQLKIGIAENLAAQFGSFKQIPAEYRRNILSGLLKDSFESMENCYSAWTIWEPNALDGRDAEFAGSELYGAQGRFSACWFTDDAGESSFTSIEDYADTDWYTSLAQKNALDISEPAFDEDDLALGKHTLIFTIAVPVTDASGIRMGFVGFDIHLSDWVSLDTDTSVKNNYSKLISGEGNVLVSPNESSIGQKDPLFEKNRSVFDSLRTGTVENGSFLFVTHSIDLDKEVVGIVLPLSLRDSDSTWFVVSMTPLKDSYALADRVTGMLILTFSVLGCILILSFVLVLTPMLKPLITTADLLHDISDGEGDLTVRLECVGKDEPARIALYFNKTIEKIRNNFVSVRNHTDKICSAGTTLAADMEETVAAIHQITANIDSVKVQAGNQNEIVLETENTVQKMTQLLTDLNGDIAAQERSVQDSLASVEEMVANVRSVTQIVEGNIRSIEQLEQQAKVAQDIAADNRKMSDEMYAKSDSLLNASSVIQNISSQTNLLAMNAAIEAAHAGEYGQGFAVVADEIRKLAEESSRQSKAITSVLKWLMAKISLIAESAGTADRAFSDMLNLTVTVSRQEDVVLQAMQEQNLANDQVLKSIQVIDTVTHTVSESSQNMISASNALREKAKQLSELSDSVSGSMNEMAAGSVQINNAVQEVNQESLLITDSIKELSEIVSQYKL